From Rudanella lutea DSM 19387, a single genomic window includes:
- a CDS encoding SusC/RagA family TonB-linked outer membrane protein — MLTAQGATVPPARTTVPNGATRQVADITVTGRVVDAATNEPLAGCSVLLKGTQRGTTTDANGNYKLVVPEGSAVLVFGFIGFVSQEVTVGNQSTINVSLKASASELNQVVVIGYGSATKKDMTGAIKSVKSTDFNRGIVNSPEQLLQGRVAGVNVTSASGEPGGRQNITVRGPGGVRTGSTPLFVLDGIPLDNSSTGGAGNPLNFLNPQDIESIDVLKDASATAIYGARGANGVILITTRKGKAGAANLTLSSNVGISNIARPLPLFTADEFRKEVAAIGGVVDDQRASTDWQREITRTAITQDHNIAFSGGAERLSYYGSVGVQNQEGILKGSGLKRYTGRFNASQKFMEDRLVLDVNLTASQTVNDRPSIDGLIGAALSANPTYPAYDPTTGQPARYQAFTNPLITLQLQKDATTINRVVASVSPSYKITKNLTYKLNLGVDNASSTRDLQSLASALPQQDGRLESIYGNNRNVLIENYFTYNRNWAKHSLSALLGHSYQQFDIRGRNWSINRFPVSPIEPGNNPGLGQELALATNRPGGFAIQNELQSFFGRLNYQFNDRYLFTATVRADGSSKFGANNKYGVFPSFSAGWRISEEEFLKSGPFSDLKLRLGWGQTGNQEIPSKITQALFTSSTSAATSYPLDNSTNFPAGTTYTRLANPDIQWELSTQTDVGLDFGLFNGALTGTLDYFRKVSGKILLEVIPADPIQPASTYWTNVPDMTITNQGVEMELNYRYVSQSGLRFDIGGNMTFIKNRVDNSPYTVITSGSASGPGLTSATVNGYVNGQPIGTFYLREYLGIDEKGVNRFRDVDGDGIGGTDKDRIAAGSALPTRQFNINGSVAYKGFDLAANFNGVSGNKLYDNTANAFFYRARLVKGLNGPASSVGEANESINNAAPVSTRFLKDGAFFRLNNVALGYNLSPRSIGLDRWVSNIRLSATGQNLFVITKYDGFDPEVNTDRTVNGIVSYGIDYLSYPRARSFVFGLNVTF, encoded by the coding sequence TTGCTCACTGCGCAGGGTGCCACTGTTCCGCCAGCACGCACAACCGTGCCCAACGGAGCCACCCGTCAGGTGGCCGACATCACGGTCACGGGCCGGGTAGTTGATGCCGCCACCAACGAACCCCTCGCCGGGTGTAGCGTATTGCTCAAAGGCACACAGCGCGGTACCACCACCGACGCCAATGGTAATTACAAGCTTGTTGTTCCCGAGGGCTCGGCCGTACTGGTGTTCGGGTTTATCGGGTTTGTATCGCAGGAAGTAACGGTCGGCAACCAGTCGACCATCAACGTATCGCTCAAGGCGTCGGCTTCGGAGCTGAATCAGGTGGTGGTTATCGGTTACGGTAGCGCCACTAAAAAGGATATGACGGGCGCCATTAAGTCGGTCAAAAGCACCGATTTTAACCGAGGTATCGTCAACTCACCTGAGCAGTTGCTGCAAGGCCGGGTAGCCGGTGTGAACGTAACCTCGGCGAGTGGTGAACCGGGCGGGCGGCAGAACATTACGGTTCGCGGGCCGGGTGGCGTACGCACGGGCAGTACGCCTTTGTTTGTGCTCGACGGAATTCCGCTCGACAACTCCAGCACGGGCGGAGCCGGTAACCCACTCAACTTCCTTAACCCGCAGGACATCGAGTCGATCGATGTGTTGAAAGATGCCTCGGCTACGGCTATTTACGGGGCCCGGGGTGCCAACGGCGTTATCCTGATTACGACCCGCAAAGGCAAGGCTGGCGCGGCCAACCTGACCCTGTCGTCGAACGTCGGAATCTCGAACATTGCCCGCCCGCTGCCGCTCTTCACAGCCGACGAGTTTCGGAAAGAAGTAGCGGCCATTGGTGGGGTTGTTGATGATCAGCGGGCGTCGACCGACTGGCAGCGCGAAATTACCCGGACAGCCATCACGCAGGACCACAACATCGCTTTTAGCGGAGGAGCCGAGCGCCTGTCGTACTACGGTTCGGTAGGGGTGCAGAATCAGGAAGGTATTCTGAAAGGCAGCGGCCTGAAACGCTACACGGGCCGGTTCAACGCGTCGCAGAAGTTTATGGAAGACCGGCTGGTGCTCGATGTAAACCTGACGGCTTCGCAAACAGTCAACGACCGTCCGTCGATCGACGGTCTGATTGGCGCGGCTCTGTCGGCTAACCCCACGTATCCGGCCTACGACCCCACAACTGGTCAGCCAGCGCGTTATCAGGCGTTTACCAACCCGCTCATCACGCTGCAACTCCAGAAAGACGCCACGACCATCAATCGGGTAGTGGCGAGTGTGTCGCCTTCGTACAAGATCACCAAAAACCTGACGTACAAGCTGAACCTTGGCGTGGACAACGCCAGCTCAACACGCGATTTGCAGTCGCTGGCGAGTGCCCTGCCCCAACAGGACGGCCGTCTGGAAAGTATCTACGGCAACAACCGCAACGTTCTGATTGAGAACTACTTCACGTACAACCGCAACTGGGCCAAGCATAGCCTTTCGGCCTTGTTGGGTCATTCGTACCAGCAGTTCGATATTCGGGGCCGCAACTGGAGCATCAACCGATTCCCAGTTTCGCCCATTGAGCCCGGCAACAACCCCGGCTTAGGGCAGGAACTGGCGCTGGCCACCAACCGGCCGGGCGGCTTTGCTATCCAGAACGAGCTGCAATCGTTTTTCGGACGTTTGAACTACCAGTTTAACGACCGGTACCTGTTTACGGCAACCGTACGGGCCGACGGATCGAGCAAGTTCGGGGCCAACAACAAGTACGGGGTGTTCCCGTCGTTCTCGGCAGGCTGGCGGATTTCGGAAGAAGAGTTCCTCAAGTCGGGGCCATTCTCCGACCTGAAACTGCGCCTGGGCTGGGGGCAAACGGGTAATCAGGAGATTCCGTCAAAGATTACGCAGGCGCTGTTTACCTCAAGCACGTCGGCCGCTACGAGCTATCCGCTCGACAACTCGACCAACTTCCCGGCCGGTACCACCTATACCCGACTCGCTAACCCCGACATTCAATGGGAGCTGTCGACCCAAACCGACGTCGGTCTTGATTTTGGCCTGTTCAACGGTGCCCTGACCGGTACGCTCGATTATTTCCGCAAGGTATCGGGCAAGATTCTGCTCGAAGTAATCCCGGCCGACCCCATTCAGCCCGCATCGACCTACTGGACCAACGTACCCGACATGACCATCACCAACCAGGGCGTTGAAATGGAACTGAACTACCGGTATGTGAGCCAAAGCGGTCTGCGCTTCGACATCGGCGGCAACATGACGTTTATCAAAAACCGGGTCGACAACTCGCCCTACACCGTGATTACCTCAGGGTCAGCATCGGGTCCGGGTCTGACGTCGGCCACGGTCAACGGCTACGTAAACGGGCAACCCATTGGTACGTTCTACCTGCGTGAATACCTCGGTATCGACGAGAAAGGCGTGAACCGTTTCCGGGATGTGGACGGCGACGGAATTGGCGGCACCGACAAAGATCGGATTGCGGCTGGTAGCGCCCTGCCTACGCGTCAGTTCAACATCAACGGCAGCGTAGCGTACAAAGGCTTTGATCTGGCGGCCAACTTCAACGGGGTGTCGGGCAACAAACTGTACGACAACACGGCGAACGCGTTCTTCTACCGGGCTCGTCTGGTGAAAGGTCTGAATGGCCCGGCTTCATCGGTAGGCGAGGCAAACGAGTCGATCAACAACGCGGCTCCTGTATCAACGCGCTTCCTGAAAGACGGGGCTTTCTTCCGGCTCAACAACGTAGCCTTGGGCTACAACCTCAGCCCTCGCAGCATCGGGCTCGACCGCTGGGTGTCGAACATTCGGCTGTCGGCTACAGGTCAGAACCTGTTCGTCATCACGAAATACGATGGCTTTGACCCTGAGGTTAATACCGACCGTACCGTCAACGGCATTGTGTCGTACGGTATCGATTACCTGAGCTACCCCCGCGCGCGGTCGTTTGTGTTTGGGCTCAACGTAACATTTTAG
- a CDS encoding metallophosphoesterase has translation MRFLSFFLLSGLWCGLLFAQRPADYSSQQAAGYQLGVIPGLQTLDKALHFAVVGDWGRQGEYRQRDVALQMARAMAGLSGSFIISTGDNFYPSGVMSTQDPLWQSSFEQVYTYAWLQAPWYPVLGNHDYGGNPDAQVAYSGISRRWRMPGRYYSFKKRLPGGGKVLFVCIDTNGLEPGYYKNEDLAPALSQQDTTAQLQWLRQTLSDTDPDLRWRVVVGHHPVYTAGKRIAVTGPVRKVIEPILNRYAVDLYLCGHDHDLQYNKPAGPTHHFLSGAGSELSNFPHKTPENVFYAGVNGFMTFSIQADQFLVQAIDYKGEILFSRVLSKAQTARK, from the coding sequence ATGCGGTTTCTCTCATTTTTCTTGCTTAGCGGGCTTTGGTGTGGCTTGCTGTTTGCCCAGCGCCCGGCCGACTATTCGAGCCAACAGGCTGCGGGCTATCAGTTAGGCGTTATTCCGGGACTGCAAACGCTCGATAAAGCGCTACATTTTGCCGTAGTGGGCGATTGGGGTCGGCAGGGCGAGTACCGGCAACGTGATGTGGCCCTTCAGATGGCACGAGCTATGGCGGGCCTGAGTGGTAGTTTTATTATTTCCACCGGCGACAATTTTTATCCCAGTGGCGTGATGAGTACGCAGGACCCGCTTTGGCAAAGCAGTTTCGAGCAGGTGTACACCTACGCGTGGCTTCAGGCACCGTGGTACCCGGTGCTGGGCAATCACGATTACGGCGGCAACCCCGATGCGCAGGTGGCTTATTCGGGGATCAGTCGGCGGTGGCGGATGCCGGGCCGGTATTATTCGTTTAAGAAAAGGCTGCCGGGGGGCGGCAAAGTCCTGTTTGTGTGTATCGACACCAACGGTCTGGAGCCGGGCTACTACAAAAATGAAGATTTAGCCCCGGCGCTGAGTCAGCAGGATACCACGGCGCAACTGCAATGGTTACGCCAAACCCTGAGCGATACCGACCCCGACCTGCGCTGGCGCGTGGTGGTGGGGCATCATCCGGTGTACACGGCGGGCAAACGAATCGCCGTAACGGGCCCCGTTCGGAAGGTGATTGAGCCTATTTTGAACAGGTACGCGGTAGACCTCTACCTCTGCGGACACGACCACGACTTGCAATACAACAAACCAGCCGGCCCCACGCACCATTTTCTGTCGGGAGCAGGCTCGGAGCTGAGCAACTTTCCCCACAAAACCCCCGAAAACGTATTCTACGCGGGTGTCAACGGGTTCATGACGTTTTCGATACAGGCCGACCAGTTTCTGGTGCAGGCAATCGACTACAAAGGGGAGATTCTGTTCAGCCGGGTATTGAGCAAAGCCCAAACCGCCCGGAAGTAA
- a CDS encoding SDR family oxidoreductase, with product MPSILLERSAPKPSFTHKPTDTLIPGARQSAFAGKVALITGSESGIGRATAFALGEAGARLVINGLSDERLAQTERLLQAEGYPVVSCVADVTRFDACQRLVDTAIDAYGQLDILITNASISMRAYFADMQPDVFQRVLDSNVYGTVYPLKAALPYLIESRGSVTFISSISALNGMPSGSAYCAGKAAVSNLAHTLRLELAHTGLHIGVVHLGFTKNDTTKRVLDANGQPVPIAYRSPRWQKTQEQVAQVILSHIQRRRQRTVVSGLGKLIAFVHTYLPRLGDWIVRQSMRRLRHFYE from the coding sequence ATGCCATCTATCCTCCTTGAACGTAGCGCCCCAAAGCCTTCTTTCACCCATAAACCCACCGATACGCTCATACCCGGCGCACGCCAGTCGGCCTTTGCGGGCAAAGTAGCCCTTATTACCGGCTCTGAATCGGGCATCGGGCGGGCTACCGCCTTTGCACTGGGCGAAGCCGGGGCTCGCCTGGTCATTAATGGCTTGTCGGACGAACGACTGGCTCAAACCGAGCGGCTCTTACAGGCCGAGGGGTATCCGGTTGTGAGTTGTGTGGCCGATGTGACCCGGTTCGATGCGTGTCAGCGGCTCGTCGACACAGCCATCGATGCCTACGGACAACTCGATATTCTGATTACCAACGCCAGTATTTCAATGCGGGCGTACTTTGCCGATATGCAGCCCGACGTGTTTCAACGCGTGCTCGACAGCAATGTGTACGGCACGGTGTACCCCCTCAAAGCGGCCCTGCCCTACCTGATTGAGTCGCGGGGTAGTGTCACCTTTATCTCGTCGATTTCGGCGCTCAACGGGATGCCGAGCGGATCAGCGTATTGCGCGGGTAAGGCCGCCGTCTCGAACCTGGCCCACACGCTCCGACTCGAGCTGGCGCATACGGGTCTGCATATCGGGGTGGTACATTTAGGTTTTACCAAAAACGATACGACTAAACGCGTGCTCGACGCCAACGGGCAGCCCGTGCCCATTGCGTACCGGTCTCCGCGCTGGCAAAAAACGCAGGAGCAGGTCGCCCAGGTGATTCTGAGTCATATCCAGCGCCGACGGCAGCGGACAGTGGTTTCGGGGCTCGGTAAACTTATCGCGTTTGTGCACACCTACCTCCCGCGCTTAGGCGACTGGATTGTCCGGCAGTCGATGCGTCGGTTGCGGCACTTTTACGAATAG
- a CDS encoding TIGR04283 family arsenosugar biosynthesis glycosyltransferase, with amino-acid sequence MTISVIIPTFNEADNIRPLVEAVRTYGGQAVAQILVIDGGSSDQTVALAQQAGATVRRSPASGRAAQMNYGASIATGEVLYFVHADVQLNPAFAADITEAVRAGYEAGCYRFRFNSDKPMLRFNSYGTRFEGLMSRGGDQTLFITRSLFDRLGGFNERYVIMEDFDIIVRIRQVARFRIIPKDVLVSARKYETNSWLRVQLANLTAFSMFFLKVSPQRIARTYKFMLNHR; translated from the coding sequence GTGACGATTAGTGTAATCATACCCACCTTCAATGAAGCCGACAATATCCGTCCGTTGGTCGAGGCCGTACGCACGTATGGCGGTCAGGCCGTAGCCCAGATTCTGGTAATTGACGGCGGCAGTTCTGACCAGACCGTTGCGCTGGCTCAACAGGCAGGGGCTACGGTACGGCGCTCACCGGCAAGCGGGCGGGCCGCCCAAATGAATTACGGAGCAAGCATCGCAACGGGCGAGGTGCTGTATTTTGTGCATGCCGATGTGCAGCTCAACCCGGCCTTTGCCGCCGACATTACCGAGGCCGTGCGGGCAGGGTACGAGGCCGGTTGCTACCGGTTTCGGTTCAATTCCGACAAGCCCATGCTGCGGTTCAACAGCTACGGCACCCGGTTTGAGGGGCTCATGAGCCGCGGGGGCGACCAAACCCTGTTTATTACGCGGTCGCTTTTCGACCGGCTGGGGGGCTTCAACGAACGGTACGTAATCATGGAAGACTTCGACATTATTGTCCGTATCCGGCAGGTGGCCCGCTTCCGCATTATTCCCAAAGACGTGCTGGTGTCGGCCCGAAAGTACGAAACTAATAGCTGGTTGCGGGTGCAGTTGGCGAACCTAACGGCTTTTTCCATGTTCTTCCTGAAGGTATCGCCCCAACGCATTGCCCGCACCTACAAATTCATGTTGAACCACCGCTAA
- a CDS encoding BamA/TamA family outer membrane protein produces MPLVSLLLALAFTAPPDSLPKRFKLLPLPLVYYTPETRLAYGVAATATFQLGARPRPADTTNTLSRPSQVTFGVAYTQNKQMLFYLPFNLFWARDTYYANGEVGYYRYNYFFFGLGQQEVRQELYGVDFPRIRINAFRRIIPQLKAGKLYAGLRYQYEDYRVTSVEPGGLLASGTVPGGTGSRLSGGGLGLFYDRRDQIFFPTKGLVADLTYLNHHPVLGSGVRFTRYGFDVSSYHSLHRHAVLALNYALSGTIGTAPFNALSLLGGTKRMRGYYEGRFRDDNLALLQAEIRFDLYRRLGAVVFGSVGVLGDTQRWLRPDDPKGAYGGGLRFTLNRRDHLNLRLDYGIGRQSTGFYLTIGEAF; encoded by the coding sequence ATGCCCCTCGTCTCTCTCCTGCTCGCTCTGGCTTTTACGGCCCCGCCCGATAGTCTGCCCAAACGGTTTAAACTCCTGCCCCTGCCGCTGGTTTATTACACCCCCGAAACCCGGCTGGCCTATGGTGTAGCCGCTACGGCCACGTTTCAGCTGGGTGCCCGGCCCCGCCCGGCCGACACCACTAACACCCTCTCCCGGCCCTCGCAGGTTACGTTTGGCGTGGCTTATACCCAAAATAAGCAGATGCTGTTCTACCTGCCGTTCAACCTTTTTTGGGCGCGCGATACCTACTACGCCAATGGCGAAGTGGGCTACTACCGCTACAATTACTTTTTCTTCGGACTGGGGCAGCAGGAAGTGAGGCAGGAGTTATACGGTGTAGACTTCCCCCGGATTCGGATCAATGCGTTTCGGCGAATCATCCCTCAACTGAAGGCTGGAAAGCTTTACGCCGGGCTACGCTATCAGTACGAAGATTACCGGGTCACGAGTGTGGAGCCGGGTGGCTTATTGGCAAGCGGAACAGTACCCGGTGGAACCGGAAGCCGACTGTCGGGGGGTGGGCTGGGCCTGTTTTACGACCGGCGGGATCAAATTTTCTTTCCCACCAAAGGGTTGGTGGCCGACCTCACGTACCTCAATCATCACCCGGTGCTGGGTAGCGGAGTACGGTTTACGCGGTACGGGTTCGACGTTTCGTCGTATCATTCGCTCCACCGGCACGCGGTACTGGCCCTCAACTACGCCCTGAGCGGCACCATAGGCACGGCTCCGTTTAATGCGCTCTCGCTGCTGGGCGGCACCAAACGGATGCGGGGTTATTACGAAGGCCGGTTTCGCGACGACAATCTGGCCCTGCTACAGGCCGAAATCCGGTTCGACCTCTACCGGCGGTTGGGGGCCGTTGTATTTGGATCCGTGGGGGTGCTGGGCGATACCCAACGCTGGCTCCGGCCCGACGACCCCAAGGGTGCCTACGGGGGTGGCCTGCGCTTCACGCTCAACCGACGCGACCACCTCAACCTCCGGCTCGACTACGGCATCGGCCGCCAATCGACCGGGTTTTACCTGACCATCGGCGAAGCGTTTTGA
- a CDS encoding DUF547 domain-containing protein has translation MNKRLNSALLIATLVGMVAFVKPKTAPVDHSAYDRLLKKHVNTQGLVDYKGFKADEKVFNAYLDQLSKNPPASSWSKKEQMAYWINAYNAYTIRLILNHYPVKSIKDIGSKIKIPFVTTPWAAKFITIGNEKMSLDNIEHGTLRKQFDDPRIHFALVCASISCPRLRNEAFTADKLDAQLDDQGSDFLNNPAKNKLAKDKAQLSRYFDWYKGDWNDNGQSVVKWVNRYANTKIDANTKVSYLDYNWNLNEQ, from the coding sequence ATGAACAAACGCCTGAATAGTGCCTTACTGATAGCCACGCTCGTGGGTATGGTGGCCTTTGTAAAACCCAAAACCGCACCCGTTGACCACAGCGCCTACGATCGGTTGCTAAAAAAACACGTGAATACGCAGGGCCTTGTAGATTATAAAGGTTTCAAGGCCGACGAGAAGGTATTCAACGCGTATCTGGACCAGCTAAGCAAGAATCCGCCCGCCAGTAGCTGGTCGAAAAAGGAGCAGATGGCCTATTGGATCAATGCGTACAACGCGTACACCATCCGGCTGATTCTGAATCATTACCCTGTAAAAAGCATCAAGGATATTGGGTCAAAAATCAAGATTCCGTTTGTCACCACCCCCTGGGCGGCTAAGTTTATCACCATCGGCAACGAGAAGATGAGCCTCGACAACATTGAGCACGGTACGCTACGTAAACAGTTCGATGATCCCCGGATTCACTTCGCCCTCGTGTGCGCGTCGATCTCCTGCCCGCGTTTGCGCAATGAGGCCTTCACGGCCGATAAACTCGATGCCCAGCTCGACGATCAGGGGAGCGATTTCCTGAATAATCCGGCCAAAAACAAGCTGGCCAAAGACAAAGCCCAACTATCCAGGTACTTCGACTGGTACAAAGGAGACTGGAACGACAACGGACAGTCGGTGGTGAAGTGGGTAAATCGGTACGCCAACACCAAAATCGACGCGAATACCAAGGTCTCCTATCTCGATTACAACTGGAATTTGAACGAACAGTAG
- a CDS encoding GDSL-type esterase/lipase family protein, whose amino-acid sequence MNLFEDEVALLEQRVRAHPAGSTVFYGSSTIRLWPDLNAHFPTIDALNLGFGGSTLAACAWHFERLVVPAHPRALILYAGDNDLGEGQSPEAVYLFFCALMEKKERFLPDVPLSFISIKPSPARWSLIESIRAANRAIATEIKRLPHCSFLDLSAAMLTESGQPRPELYEDDALHLNAAGYAVWRTELARHLFNGERVNE is encoded by the coding sequence ATGAATTTGTTTGAAGACGAGGTAGCGCTATTGGAGCAGCGCGTGCGGGCTCACCCGGCCGGTAGTACGGTGTTTTACGGTAGCTCGACCATCCGGCTCTGGCCCGACCTGAACGCCCACTTCCCGACTATCGACGCCTTGAATCTGGGTTTTGGCGGCTCTACGCTGGCGGCCTGTGCCTGGCATTTTGAGCGGCTCGTGGTGCCAGCGCACCCGCGCGCCCTCATCCTGTACGCGGGCGACAACGACCTGGGCGAGGGCCAGTCGCCTGAGGCTGTTTACCTTTTTTTCTGCGCCCTCATGGAGAAAAAAGAGCGGTTTCTGCCCGACGTACCGTTGTCGTTTATCTCGATCAAACCGAGCCCCGCGCGGTGGTCCCTGATCGAGTCGATTCGGGCGGCTAACCGGGCCATTGCCACCGAAATTAAACGGTTACCGCACTGCTCGTTTCTGGATTTGTCGGCGGCTATGCTCACCGAGAGCGGCCAACCCCGCCCCGAGTTGTACGAAGACGACGCCCTGCACCTCAACGCAGCCGGTTACGCCGTTTGGCGAACCGAACTGGCGCGACATCTATTTAATGGTGAAAGAGTGAATGAGTGA
- a CDS encoding BNR-4 repeat-containing protein, which produces MVHLKAVKYGSGGAFTDMLKHLTLPISLLAGISAFAQPIPTLNQPDDGYRGIWYHIGPLKTEYAYKYSGGLATYPANHHPFAVYAPAVQKTFFCFGGASKSPRPSLLHEVGVFDHRTGTVSRPTIVLDKQTDDAHDNPVLNIDRQGYIWLFSTSHGTERPSLIHRSRKPYDITTFERVPATRMQGDSLVPFDNFSYLQSHYDPDRGFLHLMTHYERGMLKYGPKKPRRTIGYITSRDGIRWSAIRDIAAIEEGHYQTSHQYGRKVGTAFNMHPDTEKGAGLDYRTNLYYVETTDFGQSWQTAGGQRISLPVRETQNAALIHNYKAEGLNVYINDVAHDSKGNPVILYITSKGPEPGPNSGPYTWHVAHWTGKAWTIYPVTTSDHNYDMGSLYCEPDGTWRIVGPTGTGPQAYNTGGELAVWVSRDQGQHWQQTGALTRNSPRNHSYPRRPVGAHPDFYGLWADGNGRQPSESFLYFGTKSGAVFRLPAQMTGPTAKPERVKP; this is translated from the coding sequence TTGGTACATTTAAAAGCCGTTAAGTACGGGTCGGGCGGTGCTTTTACGGATATGCTCAAACACCTTACCCTCCCGATTAGCCTGCTTGCGGGCATCAGTGCCTTTGCGCAACCGATTCCTACCCTCAACCAACCCGACGACGGCTACCGGGGCATCTGGTACCACATTGGGCCACTCAAAACCGAGTACGCATACAAATACAGCGGGGGTCTTGCCACCTATCCGGCCAACCACCACCCATTCGCCGTATATGCCCCAGCCGTTCAGAAAACGTTTTTCTGCTTCGGCGGAGCCTCCAAAAGCCCCCGGCCGAGCCTGCTCCACGAAGTTGGCGTATTTGACCACCGCACCGGCACGGTGTCACGACCCACAATTGTACTCGACAAACAGACCGACGACGCCCACGATAACCCGGTACTCAATATTGACCGGCAAGGCTACATCTGGCTCTTTTCAACCTCACACGGCACCGAACGCCCATCGTTGATCCATCGGAGCCGGAAACCATACGACATCACGACCTTTGAGCGGGTGCCAGCGACCCGGATGCAGGGCGATAGCCTTGTCCCGTTCGACAATTTCTCGTACCTCCAGAGCCACTACGACCCCGACCGGGGGTTTCTGCATCTGATGACCCACTACGAGCGCGGTATGCTTAAATACGGTCCGAAAAAACCCCGCCGAACCATTGGTTACATCACCAGCCGCGACGGTATCCGGTGGTCGGCCATTCGGGATATTGCCGCCATTGAGGAAGGCCACTACCAAACCAGCCACCAATACGGCCGCAAAGTGGGCACCGCGTTTAACATGCACCCCGACACCGAAAAAGGGGCCGGGCTCGACTATCGCACCAATCTCTACTACGTCGAAACAACGGATTTCGGGCAGTCGTGGCAAACAGCGGGTGGCCAACGGATCAGCCTGCCGGTACGCGAAACCCAAAACGCAGCCCTCATACATAACTACAAGGCCGAAGGGCTCAACGTGTACATCAACGATGTGGCTCACGACAGTAAGGGCAACCCCGTGATTCTGTACATCACGAGCAAAGGCCCTGAACCCGGCCCCAACAGCGGGCCTTACACCTGGCACGTAGCCCACTGGACGGGCAAAGCGTGGACTATTTATCCGGTCACCACCTCCGACCATAACTACGACATGGGCTCGCTCTACTGCGAACCCGACGGGACCTGGCGCATTGTGGGGCCTACGGGCACCGGCCCGCAGGCGTACAATACCGGCGGAGAGCTCGCCGTTTGGGTTAGCCGCGATCAGGGGCAACACTGGCAACAAACCGGCGCCCTCACCCGCAACAGCCCCCGCAACCACAGCTACCCCCGCCGACCGGTTGGTGCACATCCCGATTTTTACGGGCTTTGGGCCGATGGCAACGGTCGGCAGCCTTCTGAGTCATTTTTGTATTTCGGGACGAAATCCGGGGCCGTATTCAGGTTACCCGCCCAAATGACCGGCCCCACAGCCAAGCCGGAGCGGGTAAAACCGTAA
- a CDS encoding response regulator, translating into MLSPSSQSPNVWLVDDDQDDQFLVYTAFEQHTPSIPLKILNDGDEVLPELSNAPEPPRLILLDINMPRQNGFETLAQVRRTVAWQDLPIILFTTSSTDGDQERAQALGATHFLTKPTDYGQLKVMISQLVKHYLPGNTLPS; encoded by the coding sequence ATGCTTTCTCCATCCAGTCAATCCCCTAATGTCTGGCTCGTCGACGACGATCAGGATGACCAGTTTCTGGTCTACACCGCGTTTGAACAACACACACCCTCCATACCGCTCAAAATCCTGAACGACGGCGACGAGGTGCTGCCCGAACTTTCCAACGCCCCCGAACCACCCCGGCTTATTTTGCTCGACATCAACATGCCCCGGCAAAACGGGTTCGAAACGCTGGCGCAGGTTCGGCGGACCGTTGCCTGGCAAGACCTGCCCATCATTCTGTTTACCACTTCCAGTACAGATGGGGATCAGGAACGGGCGCAGGCCCTGGGCGCGACCCACTTTTTGACCAAACCCACCGATTACGGCCAACTGAAGGTCATGATTAGCCAGTTGGTGAAACACTATTTACCCGGTAACACATTGCCCTCCTGA
- a CDS encoding IS5 family transposase (programmed frameshift), giving the protein MRRYEITEQEWTKITPLLPGQAGSAGRKALDNRLFINAVLWIARSGAPWRDLPERFGNWNSNYRRFRRWAQAGVWKQVFDALQEPDLDWVMIDSTTVRAHQQAAGQKKVVSSKQALGRSRGGLTTKIHALVDALGNPIRIELSPGHAGDAPCAATLLADCEAFAVIADKAYDADWLLEGLAHNGCDAIIPSKVNRVEQRVIDENLYADRNKIERYFNRLKQYRRVATRYEKTASSFLAMVHLASSMILLL; this is encoded by the exons ATGAGACGCTATGAGATCACCGAGCAGGAATGGACTAAAATCACCCCTCTTCTACCAGGACAGGCAGGCTCAGCAGGCCGAAAAGCACTCGATAACCGCTTGTTTATCAACGCCGTGCTCTGGATTGCCCGCTCGGGTGCGCCTTGGCGCGACTTGCCTGAACGCTTCGGCAATTGGAACAGCAACTACCGACGATTTCGGCGCTGGGCTCAGGCTGGGGTGTGGAAACAGGTCTTTGATGCCCTGCAAGAGCCCGACCTGGATTGGGTAATGATTGACTCGACAACGGTGCGAGCTCATCAACAGGCTGCTGGGCAAAAAAAAGTAGTCTCCAGCA AACAAGCATTAGGCCGCTCACGGGGCGGCTTGACCACAAAAATTCATGCTCTGGTGGATGCCTTAGGCAATCCTATCCGCATTGAGTTAAGTCCTGGCCATGCGGGTGATGCGCCTTGCGCAGCCACCTTACTGGCTGACTGTGAGGCTTTTGCTGTGATTGCCGATAAGGCTTATGATGCCGATTGGTTGCTGGAAGGGTTGGCCCACAACGGTTGTGACGCGATCATTCCCTCCAAAGTGAATCGGGTGGAGCAGCGGGTAATCGATGAGAATTTGTACGCTGATCGCAACAAGATTGAACGCTATTTTAACCGCTTGAAACAGTATCGCCGGGTAGCAACTCGCTACGAAAAAACAGCCAGCAGCTTCTTGGCGATGGTTCATCTGGCTTCAAGTATGATTTTGTTGCTCTGA